The region CTCCCATTCGAAATCAACCAATTCAAAAGTCTCTTGAATCTTATAAGATTGAATTTTTTAAGATAAGAAAATTCTTTTGCATGTACATCCAACCAACTTTTTAATTCATCAACTGAAACAGAATAATCAAAATAAAAATAACTGCTGGTTGTCTTTTCTATACTTCGCTTATGATGTGAAGAAAAACCATTGATTCCATTTTGTGTATAACTGTCCAGATCAAGAATCAAATTGGTTCGCTCTTTAGCACCCTCAAAAAAAAATGGAGTTTGCACAGCACCAAAATAAAATCTTTTCTCTAAAGCAGATTTCCAACTCATCCAATCAGATTCCGAAGGAATGTTTCTACCTATGATGTTTAACTGCTGACAAAAATCCTGACGGTACACTTTTGCCAGACCAAAATACTTTCGGTTATAAGCTACAGGTATTCTTTGATTGTTTTGCTTGTTAAAAAATGCTCCCCAGTGATCACAACTGATGTCCAAATATTCTGAATACCATTCTATTTTAGATTCAAAACTTTCTTGCAGGACCACATTCCATTCAACAGTGTTAATTTGTTTACGCGATTTCCATTCCCACATGTTCACTTTTTAATTGCCAGTGTAAGCCCATCTCTCAAGGGTAAAATGAATGCATCCCAATCTCCGCTTTCACTCACCAAGGTATTAAAATGATCCAGCACAGCGGTTTCCTGATCCTTTTTTTCATCCAGTACTTTTCCATACCAAAGTACATTATCTGCAATCAACAACGCACCCTTTTTCATCAACGGAGAAACCAGCGCGAGATATTCCGGATATTGTTTCTTGGCTGCATCTATGAAAACTAAATCAAATTCCAAATCAAGATTACTAATTCCCTCCAGAGCATCTTGTTTATGAAAAATTATTTTGGAAGCCAGTGGAATTTCTTTTTTTACAAATTCAATGATGTGATCATAGGTATCCACGACCTCGAAGGTGTGCAACAGGCCATCCTCTTCTAATCCTTCCGCCAGACACAGTGCACTGTAGCCGGTGAATGTCCCTAGTTCTAAGATACATTTTGGTTTTTTTAGCTTTGACAACAGACTCAACAACCTACCCTGCGAACTACTGCTCATCATCTGTGGTGACAAAGTTGACAAATGAGTTTTGCGTTCTAAAATTTGGAGATAATCGGGTATTGGCGAACTTTTTTGATCGCAATATCGCATGAGTTCAATTCCTATATCCGCTATCATTTATTACAAATTAAATTTCTTCAGTATGAAATTAATTTATGGAAATAGATTTAAGCTAGCTACCAAACCATACATCAGTTTATCTCAGCACCGTGATGTCTCCATAATATTTCAGTATGGCATCTCCATTTTTAACTTCCAGGTAATAAACATAAACTCCGGGATTCACTTTCACATCCTTGAAGGTACCGTTCCATCCCTGAGATGGATCATCTGATTTAAAATTGCTGTGATCAAAAACTGCTGCACCCCAACGATCCATGATCAACATGCGCTGCACCAAAACATCTCCTGTGTTACTCACCGGATAAAATACATCATTGGTCAAATCACCATTGGGACTGAAGACAGATGGAACAAAAACTTTTACCTCTGTGGTCACTTTAATTTTGATAACTGCTTCATCCGTACAACCATTCTCATCCGTTACGACTACTTTGATTTCCTGATCTTTGTTGGCTGTGAGAACGGGATTTGGACAATCACTGCAACTCAGCTGATCCGACGGAGACCAAACAATAGATTTAGGATTGCTACTATTTTTAATGATAAGATTCAAGGTCTGTTGCGTACCGGCCTGTAATTGAATTTCCGGTATGAGATCCAATTCCACACCACTGGTAGTGATGATGTTGATCGTTTGATCAAAAGTACAGCCATTGCGATCTTTGATTTTAATCTGGTACATTCCTTGCGGAAGTCCGTTGAAATCCGGATTGGCCTGGAATGTTTTTCCATTGTCAAATGAATATTGATAAGCGGGCGATCCTCCATTTATCTGTGTGACTACAATTCTTCCATTGTCCAATCCGCAACTTGCATCCGTCCTGTCAATGAGTGCGGATCTGATTCTTGCAGTATCTTCTACCACTTCAACTGTTTTTGTGGTGGTGCATTTATTCCGGCTGAG is a window of Candidatus Vicinibacter affinis DNA encoding:
- a CDS encoding class I SAM-dependent methyltransferase; the protein is MIADIGIELMRYCDQKSSPIPDYLQILERKTHLSTLSPQMMSSSSQGRLLSLLSKLKKPKCILELGTFTGYSALCLAEGLEEDGLLHTFEVVDTYDHIIEFVKKEIPLASKIIFHKQDALEGISNLDLEFDLVFIDAAKKQYPEYLALVSPLMKKGALLIADNVLWYGKVLDEKKDQETAVLDHFNTLVSESGDWDAFILPLRDGLTLAIKK